In Candidatus Desulfatibia profunda, the genomic window AGTTCGATTTCCGGATATTCTTCCTGCTGCCAACCCTCTTGATCCAGATACTGGCGGAAATAACCCTTGCGATACAGCAGGCCGACTCCCACCAGGGGCAGGGCCATGTTGGAGGCGGCTTTCAAGTGGTCCCCGGCCAAAACCCCCAGTCCACCGGCGAAAATAGGGATGCTTTCATGGATGCCGAATTCCATTGAAAAATAGGCCACCGGACCGGCCTGCTCGTAAATGTTGCGGGACGGTTCCACATTATCGACGACCCGCATGGTGTAGCGATCTTTGATCCGCTGCAGGTGGGCCAAAAAACTGTCATCGGCGACCAGTTGCTCCAGACGCTTCTGGCTGACATGGGACAACAGGTAAATCGGATTGGATTTGGATTCGATCCAGAGCCGGGGATCAATGCGCCGAAACAGCGCCACCGCATCCGGCTTCCAGCACCACCATAAGTTTCGAGACAGCACTTCTAAAAAAGCCAACTGCTCCGGTATGGCGGGATAAATCTGGTAAGTGAGAATACGCTTCATGACCGGTTACCTTTTTGCAAGACCATCTATGATCGAGACCATCAATGCTAGTTTCCCCGCTGGTTTCCCCATCGATTGGGATGGTCAACAACCTCAAAAAAGCAATAGGTGTGCCAAAAATACAATAAGCTGCACAAGTTTTATCTCGCTAAAAATACTATATTAAAAGACTTCAGCGGCAGAAGTGATTTTCAAGGGGGCCGCAAGAACTGCCGAATATTTTAACAGATTGTAAAATACGCCCTTTTGGCTTCAGTTTGGACATGATCGATATTCTCATAAATTAAAAGGCATCTGCTCCCGGGACATCCATTTTCAACTGTTAAACCGCGTGATCACGCCAAAGGCGGATAAAACTCACCGACTGCTGAACTAATTGACACCCGGACCATATTTCTATATGTTTGCCATGTCAATAAGGGAATTCTTATCGTCGGGAATACGGATAATATGCAAACATATTTTTGGGTCTGTCTTATTCTCTTTGTTGCGGGTGTTACCCATGGGATGTCGGGCTTT contains:
- a CDS encoding DUF3417 domain-containing protein encodes the protein MKRILTYQIYPAIPEQLAFLEVLSRNLWWCWKPDAVALFRRIDPRLWIESKSNPIYLLSHVSQKRLEQLVADDSFLAHLQRIKDRYTMRVVDNVEPSRNIYEQAGPVAYFSMEFGIHESIPIFAGGLGVLAGDHLKAASNMALPLVGVGLLYRKGYFRQYLDQEGWQQEEYPEIELYYLPLERARDPQGNEITISIAGPDGEIRAFVWRIRVGRTPLFLLDTNLPENTPEAREITARLYAGEPKIR